From Lysobacter auxotrophicus, the proteins below share one genomic window:
- a CDS encoding TatD family hydrolase, whose product MQLIDIGANLTHDSFDHDRDAVLARARDAGVAQMVITGASREHSPLALKLAKQHPGELFATAGVHPHHASEYTAECDAQMRELHTHGEVVAVGECGLDYFRDFSPRPAQRRAFEMQLQIAAETGKPLFLHQRDAHADFMSVMRNFDGRLGPAVVHCFTGTREEMFDYLDRDWHIGITGWLCDERRGQHLRELVRHIPANRLMIETDAPYLLPRTIKPAPSHRRNEPMFLAHIVEELARDRGEDVATTAAATTATARAFFRLPGR is encoded by the coding sequence GTGCAGTTGATCGACATCGGCGCCAACCTCACCCACGACTCCTTCGACCACGACCGCGACGCCGTGCTCGCACGCGCCCGCGACGCCGGCGTGGCGCAGATGGTGATCACCGGCGCCAGCCGCGAGCATTCGCCACTGGCGCTGAAGCTGGCGAAGCAGCACCCGGGCGAGCTGTTCGCCACCGCGGGCGTGCATCCACACCACGCGAGCGAGTACACCGCCGAGTGCGATGCGCAGATGCGCGAGCTGCACACGCACGGCGAAGTGGTCGCGGTCGGCGAATGCGGGCTCGACTATTTCCGCGATTTCTCGCCGCGCCCGGCGCAGCGGCGTGCGTTCGAGATGCAGCTGCAGATTGCCGCCGAAACCGGCAAGCCGCTGTTCCTGCACCAGCGAGACGCGCATGCGGATTTCATGTCGGTGATGCGCAATTTCGACGGGCGCCTCGGCCCGGCCGTGGTGCACTGCTTCACCGGCACGCGCGAGGAGATGTTCGATTACCTCGACCGCGACTGGCATATCGGCATCACCGGCTGGCTGTGCGATGAGCGCCGCGGCCAGCACCTGCGCGAGCTGGTGCGCCACATTCCGGCGAACCGGTTGATGATCGAGACCGATGCGCCCTACCTGCTGCCGCGCACGATCAAGCCGGCGCCGTCGCATCGCCGCAACGAGCCGATGTTCCTGGCGCACATCGTCGAGGAGCTGGCGCGCGATCGCGGCGAGGACGTGGCGACCACCGCGGCGGCCACGACGGCGACGGCGCGGGCCTTCTTCCGCCTGCCTGGGCGTTGA